From the Shewanella amazonensis SB2B genome, one window contains:
- a CDS encoding phosphotransferase family protein, translating into MYQLSDTLTDWIVETIGEPVLTVELNNQGWSNLVLEINGRWIVRLPKRLTDSEGNSLTNRYLMEKQLLETLSLAIDKDTSSHLSAAILPNVHLAPRHVADCMLYRKLQGSPLDWQSEQLSTLNNHMCTSLAASIGALLAKLHATELAHPQLVAFPYGDEDFVGSVLPALRPLVDADSYKNAQTYFITMLETVATQAEFSSRLCHGDFGPANILLGRDYQLTGVLDFSDVCLGDPAMDFAPLWRRSPSEFMHDLFSAYRHTSGEDHWQSLQPQTLNHRIQFHALRKAAFVVWYGTRYGFEDGITGSLVFLEEYFKSP; encoded by the coding sequence TTGTATCAGCTTTCCGACACCTTGACAGACTGGATAGTAGAGACAATTGGTGAACCTGTATTGACGGTGGAGCTCAACAACCAGGGTTGGAGTAATCTGGTACTTGAAATCAATGGCCGCTGGATTGTGAGGCTCCCCAAACGACTTACAGATAGTGAGGGAAACTCGCTCACCAACCGCTATTTGATGGAAAAACAACTGCTGGAGACCTTAAGCCTCGCCATAGATAAAGACACGTCAAGCCACTTATCGGCAGCCATTCTGCCTAACGTGCACCTGGCCCCCAGGCATGTGGCGGATTGCATGCTCTACCGCAAGCTGCAGGGAAGCCCGCTGGATTGGCAAAGTGAGCAGTTGAGCACGCTTAACAACCACATGTGCACTTCACTTGCTGCTTCTATCGGCGCCTTACTTGCCAAACTTCATGCCACAGAGTTGGCACATCCGCAGTTGGTGGCCTTTCCCTATGGCGATGAGGACTTTGTTGGAAGTGTGCTTCCGGCGCTGCGCCCTTTGGTGGATGCAGACAGTTACAAAAACGCCCAAACCTACTTTATAACGATGTTGGAGACCGTCGCCACACAAGCTGAATTTTCATCAAGACTTTGCCACGGTGATTTCGGCCCGGCCAACATCCTGCTTGGCCGTGATTATCAGCTCACTGGTGTGCTTGATTTTTCGGATGTATGCCTGGGTGATCCTGCCATGGACTTTGCCCCGTTATGGCGTCGCAGTCCCAGCGAGTTTATGCACGACTTATTTTCTGCCTATCGACACACGTCAGGGGAAGACCATTGGCAATCGCTGCAGCCACAGACGCTCAATCACCGCATCCAGTTTCATGCTTTAAGAAAAGCCGCTTTCGTGGTTTGGTACGGCACGCGTTACGGCTTTGAAGATGGGATAACTGGTAGTCTTGTTTTTTTAGAAGAATATTTCAAATCACCATGA
- a CDS encoding TonB-dependent receptor domain-containing protein — MAKAVRTSIIFGAAAVAYNAYAAEEPKLNSDAAVEASLEEEEVQERVVVTGSRIRKAEFSEASPIQVISGDISRELGLFDAGQMLQTTNQASGIQIDNTFGGYVLDNGPGAATIGFRGLGAERTLVLVNGRRMAPAGVGGAPTSPDLNLIPGVMIQRVENLFDGASTVYGSDAVAGVANVILKKDVEGFEFNAAYSQPKGEGGEETQLSGMWGTTMDNGFISVGVEYNKQESQSFGGNDFTKGCEERFFYTEDGRVINRYSGIGPTQNGEDTCNIFPLTNRITTQYFWGSLYHTPGYSNTGIPNFSESTIPNQYIGLLPSWIAADSNGDGINDVGIVDGNGDGFLDFDFQDPMYAYQQSEYYKSGDYKSGQERVSAMVNGEYNFQDSSDSTFYYEGLYAKRETDIFNPGAQIFEWVPASNPFNPCGVNGIDCLAMLGAPVGPQRVRPIINIRGDRDLTKVEVEQYRVVAGVTGNLPVFEAIGLDNWYYDFYVSHSASKGTDKRVGINEERLLNSLYTSVMDADGNVTCGDGSDGCVPVNLFASNIFQAGGGTLTEAEANYLFMDRTMETKVDQTVISGFVGGDLFNLPWNNEPVSTVFGMEWREDSIESNPNAAAADGLLWGYFADQGADGSRRLKEAFAELDFPLVRGMPGVEELTLTASGRISDESFYDAATTYSLKAVYRPVEWVTVRGTQGTSYRAPNLRERFLNGTSGFNTVSDPCVVPVDARISDPLNPNAPISYDPTNDDRDASVLQACRNAGVDPTALGLGGDGSAPYTSNYSAEVVTGGSTGLAEETSTAKTYGLIVEQPFSDDFNLTLSATRFDIEVTNSIAEPSSAYSINQCYSADGNEAFCSRIDRGSNGQIDLVDASFINIGLLTSKGWDYNLFYSQEFVVMENSFDVSLDIQATQMTESLYDVLGTVDDNLGEPDVPEWRASALLRLEYQDFSFNWQTRFIGSGVEDYDPETDGDKFVEDTVACTGMTNADGSPLLCRPVDYTEDYWVHNLSLAYTMDNYEFSVGVRNVFNDAPPKVDPDGSFSNTNIPLGVGYAQPRTVFVNFGAKF, encoded by the coding sequence TTGGCGAAAGCCGTGCGCACTTCGATTATCTTTGGTGCCGCAGCCGTAGCTTACAATGCTTATGCAGCAGAAGAACCGAAGTTGAACAGTGATGCCGCTGTAGAAGCTTCATTGGAAGAAGAAGAAGTTCAAGAGCGTGTGGTGGTTACAGGCTCTCGTATCCGTAAAGCCGAATTCTCTGAAGCATCACCTATTCAGGTGATCAGTGGTGACATTTCGCGCGAACTGGGTTTGTTTGACGCAGGTCAGATGCTGCAGACGACAAACCAGGCCTCAGGTATCCAAATCGATAATACCTTTGGTGGTTATGTTCTGGACAACGGTCCAGGGGCTGCAACCATCGGTTTCCGTGGTTTGGGAGCTGAGCGTACTCTGGTTTTGGTAAATGGTCGTCGTATGGCACCCGCTGGTGTAGGCGGTGCGCCGACTTCACCTGACCTGAACTTGATCCCAGGTGTAATGATCCAGCGAGTAGAAAACCTGTTTGACGGTGCTTCAACCGTTTATGGTTCTGATGCTGTTGCCGGTGTTGCCAACGTAATTTTGAAAAAAGACGTTGAGGGTTTTGAGTTTAACGCTGCCTACTCACAGCCAAAAGGCGAGGGCGGTGAGGAAACTCAACTTTCTGGTATGTGGGGTACAACCATGGATAATGGTTTTATCTCCGTCGGTGTTGAGTATAACAAGCAAGAATCCCAATCATTTGGTGGTAACGATTTTACCAAGGGTTGTGAAGAACGATTCTTCTACACTGAAGATGGACGTGTGATCAATCGCTACAGCGGTATTGGTCCGACACAGAATGGTGAAGATACATGTAATATTTTCCCATTGACCAACCGTATCACTACCCAGTATTTCTGGGGAAGCCTTTACCATACTCCCGGTTACTCAAATACAGGTATTCCTAACTTCAGTGAAAGCACTATTCCAAATCAATACATAGGATTACTGCCTTCTTGGATTGCTGCTGACTCCAACGGCGATGGTATCAACGATGTGGGTATTGTTGATGGCAACGGTGATGGTTTCCTGGATTTTGATTTCCAGGATCCAATGTATGCCTATCAGCAGTCTGAATACTACAAGAGCGGCGACTATAAGAGTGGTCAGGAACGTGTATCTGCCATGGTTAACGGCGAGTACAACTTCCAGGATAGCTCTGATTCGACCTTTTATTACGAAGGTTTGTATGCCAAACGTGAAACCGACATTTTCAATCCAGGTGCTCAGATCTTTGAATGGGTGCCTGCATCTAACCCATTCAACCCTTGTGGCGTGAATGGAATAGACTGTTTGGCTATGTTGGGTGCACCTGTTGGACCTCAGCGAGTTCGTCCTATTATTAACATTCGTGGTGACCGTGACCTGACGAAAGTAGAAGTTGAACAGTATCGCGTGGTTGCCGGTGTAACAGGAAACTTGCCGGTATTTGAGGCAATTGGCCTCGACAATTGGTACTACGATTTCTACGTTTCTCACAGTGCCTCTAAGGGTACTGACAAACGTGTTGGTATCAATGAAGAGCGTTTGCTGAACTCGCTGTACACCTCGGTGATGGATGCAGACGGTAATGTGACCTGTGGTGATGGTAGCGACGGTTGCGTACCAGTTAATCTCTTTGCGTCAAACATTTTCCAAGCCGGTGGCGGTACTTTGACCGAAGCAGAAGCAAACTATCTGTTCATGGACCGTACCATGGAGACTAAGGTTGACCAGACTGTCATCAGTGGTTTCGTTGGTGGTGATCTGTTCAACTTGCCTTGGAACAACGAGCCAGTAAGTACCGTATTCGGTATGGAATGGCGTGAAGATTCTATTGAGTCTAACCCAAATGCCGCAGCGGCTGATGGTTTGTTGTGGGGTTACTTTGCTGACCAAGGTGCTGACGGTTCCCGTCGTCTGAAAGAAGCTTTTGCCGAATTGGACTTCCCATTGGTGCGTGGTATGCCTGGCGTTGAAGAGCTGACACTTACCGCATCTGGCCGCATCTCAGACGAAAGTTTTTACGACGCAGCAACAACATATAGCCTGAAAGCTGTATACCGACCTGTAGAGTGGGTAACTGTTCGTGGCACGCAAGGCACCTCTTATCGTGCTCCAAACTTACGTGAACGTTTCCTCAATGGTACATCAGGTTTTAATACGGTAAGCGATCCTTGTGTGGTTCCGGTTGATGCACGTATTTCAGACCCTCTGAACCCTAATGCACCTATCTCCTACGATCCAACAAATGACGATCGAGATGCATCTGTTCTGCAGGCTTGTCGTAATGCAGGTGTTGATCCAACTGCATTGGGCCTTGGTGGTGATGGTTCTGCACCGTACACTTCCAATTACAGTGCAGAAGTTGTCACTGGTGGTTCAACAGGCTTGGCAGAAGAAACCTCTACAGCCAAAACTTATGGCTTGATCGTTGAACAGCCATTCTCAGATGATTTCAATTTGACACTGTCTGCTACGCGTTTTGATATCGAGGTAACCAACAGTATTGCTGAACCTTCATCCGCGTACAGTATCAATCAATGTTACAGTGCTGATGGTAACGAAGCTTTCTGTAGCCGTATTGACCGAGGCTCCAACGGTCAGATCGATTTGGTCGATGCCAGCTTCATCAACATTGGTTTGTTGACCTCAAAAGGTTGGGATTACAACCTGTTCTATAGCCAAGAGTTTGTGGTTATGGAAAACAGCTTCGACGTGTCTCTGGATATTCAGGCGACGCAAATGACCGAATCTCTGTACGATGTATTGGGGACAGTGGACGACAATCTGGGTGAGCCGGACGTGCCTGAGTGGCGTGCCAGTGCACTGCTGCGCTTGGAATACCAAGACTTCAGCTTTAACTGGCAAACTCGTTTCATCGGTTCTGGTGTAGAAGACTACGATCCAGAGACTGATGGTGACAAGTTTGTTGAAGACACTGTAGCCTGTACCGGTATGACCAATGCTGATGGTAGCCCATTGCTTTGTCGTCCTGTTGACTACACAGAAGACTATTGGGTTCACAACTTGTCTCTGGCCTACACCATGGACAACTACGAGTTCAGTGTAGGTGTACGCAACGTGTTCAACGATGCTCCGCCAAAAGTTGACCCAGACGGCTCGTTCTCCAACACCAACATCCCACTGGGTGTAGGTTATGCTCAGCCACGCACCGTGTTTGTTAACTTTGGTGCTAAGTTCTGA
- the ushA gene encoding bifunctional UDP-sugar hydrolase/5'-nucleotidase UshA — translation MSHKLMKGLLATAVLAALTGCMDADPKEPVVPTTCAEAGDACKTFTVLHTNDNHGRFWENKDGEYGMAARKALIDQIRGEVEGNGGEVLLLSGGDINTGVPESDLQDAVPDFIGMTKIGYDAMAVGNHEFDNPLNILDMQRQLADFPFLSANIYKADGTRYFDAYKVFDVNGVRIAVVGLTTEDTAKIGNPEFISELTFTDPKEEVAKVIKEIKDGDKADMIFAVTHMGHYADAQNGSNAPGDVAMARSLNKGDLQLVIGGHSQNPVCMEPGTNNYADFKAGDECTPDQQNGTWIMQAHEWGKYVGRADFEYFNGELHLAGYKLIPVNLKKTVEDESGNKSKVLVGDAITPDAELKELLQYYQDKGQASLDEVIATTDDKLEGDRTMVRGQQTNLGRLLAMAQSVKVNADVGVMNSGGVRASIAAGDISYRDVLTVQPFGNMVTLSTMTGAELTEYLGAVASMQRGSGAYAQITGVKMTVDCTAKTVAISDVNGKGYDAGASYTFTVPSFNAAGGDGYPVLAPVQTGYVDADVLYDFFKQKGSIKAADYNPMGDIVYENSNSPLGCEVTAQ, via the coding sequence ATGTCACATAAACTGATGAAAGGATTGCTTGCCACTGCGGTACTGGCTGCTCTAACCGGCTGTATGGATGCCGATCCGAAAGAGCCGGTTGTACCAACGACCTGCGCTGAAGCCGGCGATGCCTGTAAGACCTTCACTGTGCTGCATACCAACGACAACCACGGTCGTTTCTGGGAAAACAAGGACGGTGAGTACGGCATGGCTGCCCGTAAGGCGCTGATTGACCAGATCCGCGGTGAAGTGGAAGGCAATGGCGGCGAAGTGCTGCTGCTTTCCGGTGGTGACATTAATACCGGCGTACCCGAGTCCGATCTGCAGGATGCAGTCCCTGATTTTATCGGTATGACCAAGATTGGTTACGATGCCATGGCTGTGGGTAACCACGAGTTTGATAACCCACTGAATATCCTTGATATGCAACGCCAGCTGGCTGACTTCCCATTCCTGTCTGCCAACATCTACAAGGCCGATGGTACCCGCTACTTCGATGCTTATAAGGTGTTCGACGTGAACGGTGTCCGTATCGCTGTTGTGGGTCTGACCACAGAAGACACTGCCAAGATTGGCAATCCTGAATTTATCAGTGAACTGACCTTTACCGATCCAAAAGAAGAAGTGGCCAAAGTTATCAAGGAAATCAAAGACGGCGATAAGGCCGATATGATTTTCGCCGTGACTCACATGGGTCACTATGCTGATGCACAAAACGGCAGCAATGCTCCTGGCGATGTGGCCATGGCTCGCAGCCTGAACAAGGGCGATCTGCAACTGGTGATTGGTGGTCACTCTCAAAACCCAGTGTGTATGGAGCCCGGTACCAACAATTACGCCGATTTCAAAGCGGGTGATGAATGTACCCCTGATCAGCAAAACGGTACCTGGATCATGCAGGCTCATGAGTGGGGCAAGTATGTTGGCCGTGCCGACTTTGAATACTTCAATGGTGAACTGCACCTGGCTGGTTACAAGCTCATCCCGGTTAACCTGAAGAAAACCGTTGAGGATGAGTCAGGCAACAAGAGTAAGGTACTGGTAGGTGATGCCATTACCCCGGATGCCGAGCTGAAAGAGCTGCTGCAGTACTATCAGGATAAAGGTCAGGCTTCTTTGGATGAAGTGATTGCTACCACAGACGATAAGCTGGAAGGCGATCGCACTATGGTACGTGGTCAGCAAACCAACCTGGGCCGTCTGCTTGCCATGGCACAGTCTGTAAAAGTGAATGCCGACGTGGGTGTAATGAACTCAGGCGGTGTGCGTGCCTCCATCGCGGCCGGTGATATCTCTTACCGTGACGTACTGACTGTACAGCCATTTGGCAACATGGTGACCTTAAGCACCATGACAGGCGCCGAGCTGACTGAGTACCTGGGCGCCGTTGCCTCTATGCAGCGTGGTTCAGGTGCATACGCTCAAATCACCGGTGTGAAAATGACAGTGGATTGTACTGCCAAAACCGTGGCCATCAGCGATGTAAACGGTAAAGGTTACGATGCCGGTGCCTCTTACACCTTTACTGTTCCAAGCTTCAACGCCGCTGGCGGTGATGGCTACCCAGTACTGGCGCCTGTTCAAACAGGTTATGTAGATGCCGACGTGCTGTACGACTTCTTCAAGCAGAAGGGCAGCATCAAGGCCGCCGATTACAACCCTATGGGTGACATCGTTTACGAAAACTCCAACAGCCCACTGGGTTGTGAAGTGACTGCTCAGTAA
- a CDS encoding FKBP-type peptidyl-prolyl cis-trans isomerase yields MEIKDDLVVQFNYTLRDEKGEVIETNEGHDPIAYLHGHDNMMPGVENAIAGKKVGDKFSVTLPASETYGERIENAEQRVPSKHLMGAKVWKPGMRAIINTDQGQRQVTVVKVGKFMVTVDINHPLAGRELTFDIEIVDAREASAEEIAHGHAHGVGGHHH; encoded by the coding sequence ATGGAAATCAAAGACGATCTGGTGGTGCAGTTCAACTACACCCTGCGTGACGAGAAAGGCGAAGTAATTGAGACCAACGAAGGGCACGACCCGATCGCTTACCTGCACGGTCACGACAACATGATGCCCGGCGTTGAAAATGCCATCGCAGGCAAAAAGGTGGGTGATAAGTTCAGTGTGACACTGCCGGCCAGCGAAACCTATGGCGAGCGTATCGAAAATGCTGAGCAGCGTGTGCCATCCAAACATCTGATGGGTGCCAAGGTATGGAAACCCGGTATGCGTGCCATCATTAACACCGATCAGGGTCAGCGTCAGGTGACTGTGGTTAAGGTGGGTAAGTTTATGGTTACCGTGGATATCAACCACCCACTGGCAGGCCGTGAGCTGACATTCGACATCGAAATTGTTGACGCCCGTGAAGCCAGCGCAGAAGAAATTGCCCATGGTCACGCCCACGGCGTCGGTGGCCATCACCACTGA
- a CDS encoding WYL domain-containing protein, translating to MQLEELSHGQRQRLAFIDFSLQYFGEISRQDLISRFATGLAAATRDFAMYRELAPDNMQLVHQTKRYHRQPGFNALFPHDPAVILHGLAQGFGDGLSHPKNPSEICFDAVALIHPEPEIVAAVMRAIQANASLKVQYVSTSSGETRREIVPHAMVNNGQRWHVRAYDRLNQQFTDFVINRIKSIGGFGEPVVGHERSETDALWQRQLCLTLIPHPSLKYPEAIELDYGMQNGVLDISCRAALAGYLLRQWSVDCSPRHQISSGVCQLALKNREILREIEHSGIVPGAQSR from the coding sequence ATGCAGTTGGAAGAGTTGAGCCATGGTCAGCGACAGCGACTGGCCTTTATCGATTTCAGTTTGCAGTATTTTGGCGAGATCAGCCGTCAGGACCTTATCAGTCGCTTCGCCACTGGCCTTGCTGCAGCTACCCGCGACTTTGCGATGTATCGCGAACTTGCCCCCGATAATATGCAGTTGGTGCACCAAACCAAACGCTATCACCGTCAACCGGGGTTTAATGCGCTGTTTCCCCACGATCCCGCAGTCATTCTGCACGGCCTTGCCCAAGGGTTTGGTGATGGTTTGTCCCATCCGAAAAATCCCAGTGAAATTTGTTTCGACGCGGTGGCGCTTATTCATCCCGAGCCGGAGATTGTCGCTGCTGTGATGCGAGCTATTCAGGCCAATGCATCGCTCAAGGTGCAGTATGTGTCTACCTCATCCGGTGAAACCCGCCGGGAAATAGTGCCTCATGCCATGGTCAATAATGGTCAGCGCTGGCATGTGCGTGCCTATGACAGACTCAACCAACAATTTACCGACTTTGTGATTAACCGGATTAAGTCAATCGGCGGCTTTGGCGAGCCTGTGGTGGGGCATGAACGCAGTGAAACCGATGCTCTCTGGCAGCGACAGCTTTGTCTGACGCTTATCCCTCATCCCTCGCTTAAGTACCCCGAAGCCATCGAGTTGGATTACGGCATGCAAAATGGTGTACTGGACATCAGTTGTCGTGCAGCTCTCGCCGGTTATTTACTGCGTCAGTGGAGTGTGGATTGCAGTCCGAGGCATCAAATCAGCTCGGGTGTGTGCCAATTGGCGCTGAAAAATCGCGAGATTCTTCGTGAAATTGAGCACAGCGGCATAGTACCCGGCGCTCAAAGCCGATAA
- a CDS encoding DUF3389 family protein, protein MVISHSQGKLILAQTELLCRLNGGVQLRALMDDIRLLADAKLLIADAGAVSWTLILDDDEQLDAIAAFYGLEKDKR, encoded by the coding sequence ATGGTCATTAGCCACTCACAGGGTAAACTCATCCTTGCCCAAACAGAGCTTCTGTGCAGGCTTAACGGCGGCGTGCAACTCAGAGCGTTAATGGATGATATTCGTTTATTGGCCGATGCCAAACTATTGATTGCAGATGCCGGTGCCGTGAGTTGGACATTGATATTGGACGATGATGAGCAGCTGGACGCCATAGCAGCCTTTTATGGACTGGAAAAGGATAAGAGATAA
- a CDS encoding alpha/beta hydrolase, producing MNTEQTPLDAIVVEPAVPARYAVIWLHGLGDSGAGFAPIVPALSLPKDAGIRFIFPHAPEQPVTINGGYIMRAWYDIKSMDLHDRADLAGVLESEHQIMALIEAQMAAGIPSERILLAGFSQGGVMSLFCGLRFHQPLAGVMALSCYLPGADTLPENCHPANASTPILQHHGEQDEVVPLFAGQMAQKALRDAGYDVEWQSFNMGHSVLPAQLMEIRRWLLAKLVN from the coding sequence ATGAACACAGAACAAACACCTTTGGACGCCATAGTGGTTGAACCCGCGGTACCTGCGCGTTACGCGGTAATTTGGCTCCATGGCCTTGGGGATTCCGGGGCTGGGTTTGCCCCCATAGTGCCTGCGCTTTCGCTGCCAAAGGATGCCGGTATTCGCTTTATATTCCCCCATGCGCCAGAACAGCCTGTGACCATCAACGGTGGTTATATCATGCGCGCCTGGTATGACATCAAAAGTATGGATTTGCACGATAGGGCGGATTTGGCGGGTGTGCTTGAATCAGAGCACCAGATAATGGCGCTGATTGAGGCGCAAATGGCAGCAGGTATCCCCAGTGAACGCATCCTGTTGGCCGGATTCAGTCAGGGTGGGGTAATGAGTCTTTTCTGTGGTTTGAGGTTTCATCAGCCCCTTGCTGGCGTGATGGCACTGTCATGCTACTTGCCGGGTGCCGATACCTTGCCCGAGAACTGCCATCCCGCCAATGCTTCGACCCCCATCTTGCAACACCATGGTGAGCAGGATGAGGTGGTGCCACTCTTTGCAGGCCAGATGGCCCAAAAGGCACTCCGTGATGCGGGTTATGACGTTGAATGGCAAAGTTTCAACATGGGTCATAGCGTATTACCTGCTCAGTTGATGGAGATACGTCGCTGGTTATTGGCAAAACTGGTTAATTAG
- a CDS encoding alpha/beta hydrolase family protein gives MKKFLLSLTAVTCMASQPLYAEPVTAQSQAVSTIEAFSTAPLIRSVAVSSDGTKVAIIRATSKEGDYVIEIRDTSKLDAQPIVLGANRMMVSGVVWLNNDKIGVMFRQILKDGARRYWVNRFAITDADGKGDWLIPFQNNPRAGFSILNTLPDNKDEILVETDLNNNYKPDVVRFNVNNGRTVSVLRGSDKISGGYISDADGDVRAATGWNLSDNAIDLYARAKGDSDWKLVKQISPKSRESYSFIGFSKENPDEIYVNANQGQDKTGIYLYNIKTGQYSERLFGLENVDADGVIQKKDGSLVGFGYSAKWPQRYLTDANEQAIYDGLDKLFEGKFVSIISRSNDDSVMVVSASSDKDPGTYYLVLNKSKIETIGSKLPFVDQEKLGSVKYISYKARDGRKVYAYVTLPKGKGPFPAVVLPHGGPWVRDTIVFDDWAQLLASNGYVVIQPNYRGSTGYGIEHWTAGDNNWGLKMQDDLDDAAMYLVEKGLATKDKLAMFGWSYGGYAAFAASMRDNNIYQCTVAGAGVSDLSKINATLNENRFLSRLQRPTITGVSPLSQVEKVNVPILVVHGDIDGRVPVAHSREFVEKLKDLKKDHKYVELVDADHFSDTLFYEHKMAFYSELIDWLDNKCGLK, from the coding sequence ATGAAGAAGTTTCTGTTAAGCCTTACCGCAGTTACCTGCATGGCATCACAGCCACTCTATGCGGAGCCAGTGACTGCGCAGTCACAAGCCGTGAGCACTATTGAAGCCTTTTCTACTGCGCCTCTTATTCGCAGTGTTGCTGTTTCAAGCGACGGAACCAAAGTAGCCATCATCCGGGCCACGTCGAAGGAAGGTGACTATGTGATTGAAATCCGCGACACGAGCAAACTCGATGCCCAACCAATCGTTTTGGGAGCAAATCGTATGATGGTTTCGGGTGTCGTGTGGCTTAACAATGACAAGATTGGCGTAATGTTCCGTCAGATCTTGAAAGATGGTGCCAGAAGGTATTGGGTAAACCGATTTGCAATTACCGATGCAGATGGGAAAGGAGATTGGTTAATTCCGTTTCAAAACAATCCCCGCGCAGGTTTTTCTATCCTGAATACCTTGCCTGATAACAAGGATGAAATCCTGGTTGAAACCGACCTGAACAACAACTACAAGCCTGATGTTGTCCGTTTTAACGTAAATAATGGTCGCACAGTCTCAGTTCTTCGAGGCAGTGACAAAATTTCTGGTGGTTATATCTCAGATGCAGATGGTGATGTACGCGCTGCGACAGGCTGGAATTTGTCAGACAATGCCATCGACCTTTATGCCAGAGCGAAGGGCGATAGTGACTGGAAGCTCGTGAAACAGATTTCACCCAAATCCAGAGAAAGTTACAGCTTTATCGGCTTTTCAAAGGAAAATCCCGATGAAATTTATGTCAACGCCAACCAAGGGCAGGACAAAACCGGAATCTACCTTTACAACATTAAAACGGGCCAGTATTCCGAACGTCTATTCGGTTTGGAAAACGTCGATGCGGATGGCGTGATCCAGAAAAAAGACGGTAGCTTGGTTGGATTTGGTTATTCAGCAAAATGGCCTCAGCGCTATCTTACCGATGCCAATGAACAAGCAATTTATGATGGATTGGATAAACTGTTTGAAGGCAAGTTTGTTTCCATTATTAGCCGTTCTAATGATGACTCAGTCATGGTGGTCAGTGCGTCATCCGACAAGGATCCTGGGACTTATTACCTTGTTTTAAACAAAAGTAAAATTGAAACCATCGGCAGTAAGTTGCCCTTTGTCGACCAAGAAAAACTTGGTAGCGTCAAATACATCTCTTACAAAGCCCGTGATGGCCGTAAAGTCTACGCATATGTCACTCTTCCAAAAGGAAAAGGACCGTTTCCTGCGGTAGTATTGCCACATGGTGGCCCTTGGGTTCGAGACACAATCGTATTTGACGATTGGGCGCAATTACTGGCTTCCAATGGTTATGTTGTTATCCAGCCCAACTACCGAGGTTCAACCGGTTATGGTATCGAGCACTGGACTGCGGGTGACAACAATTGGGGCCTGAAAATGCAGGACGACCTTGATGATGCTGCCATGTATCTGGTTGAAAAAGGACTGGCCACCAAGGACAAGTTGGCCATGTTTGGTTGGAGTTATGGTGGTTACGCCGCTTTCGCCGCGTCAATGCGCGATAATAACATTTACCAGTGTACTGTTGCCGGAGCGGGTGTCAGCGATTTAAGTAAAATCAATGCAACCTTGAACGAAAATCGGTTCTTAAGCCGTCTGCAACGTCCAACAATCACGGGTGTTTCACCTCTTTCACAGGTTGAGAAAGTCAATGTGCCAATACTCGTGGTACACGGTGATATCGATGGACGTGTGCCAGTTGCCCACAGCCGTGAGTTTGTAGAAAAACTCAAGGATTTGAAAAAGGATCATAAATACGTTGAGCTGGTGGACGCTGATCACTTTTCAGACACTTTGTTTTATGAACATAAAATGGCGTTTTACTCAGAACTTATTGATTGGTTAGACAATAAGTGCGGTCTGAAGTAA